In Haliscomenobacter hydrossis DSM 1100, the DNA window CATTGCCAACACCGCTCCGGGGCTAAAACGCCGGTATCTGCGCCATTTGACCCATAAATTGCGTCGATTTGAAATCGCTCAATTGCAAGCATACGACCTCTTGGCAACAGTTTCTGCACACGATTTAGCGGAATTCAAACGCCTGGGATACAAAGGTTACCACTTGGTGGCACCAATCGGACTGGATCTGGACAGGTATCCAGTCCAAGAACCGGAAGTACAGCAACCACTCAGTCTGGGGTTCATCGGTTCATTGGATTGGATGCCCAATCGTGAAGCTTTGGAATGGTTCATTCAGAAGGTGTGGCCACTGCTGCGCCGCCACTTTCCCGAACTGGTTTTTGAAATTGCTGGACGCAATGCTCCAGCTCATTTTTTAAAAAATAAAGTTCCTGGTATTAAATTTACAGGTGAAGTACCCGATGCAGCCACATTCATTGCTAAACATCCAATTTCTTTAGCGCCAATGCGTTCTGGTAGTGGAATCAAGGTTAAAGTGTTGGAAGCAATGGCCCTGGAAAGAGTAGTATTGGGAACAACGATTGCACTGGAAGGCATTCCAGCTCAAGATGGCAAAGAGTTTTTTTTAGCAAATACACCCGAAGAATATGTGCAGCAATTATTGGGTTTGCGAGAAAATCCGCACCTTGCGCGAAAATTGGGAAAAGCTGCCCGAGCCTTAGTAAAAAGAGAATTTGATTACCGGGATGTAGCTAAAAAACTACTTGCTGGCATTGAAAGGCTAGATTAGATTGCCATGGAAAACAATACGACTATTGCCGGCGAAGGACGCTGGGCTGAATTTACTTATGCTGATGCAAACGACCCCTGGTGGAAAAAACTGCTTATCGCAGGCGTAGAACACGCCACCGGACGCGGCAAAATTGAGCGGATGTACAACCAAATCCGCGACCTGAATGTTCATCCAACCGCCCTTTGGAGCCTGGCTTTGCAACAATTGAAAGTCGAAATGGACCTGGATCGTTGCCAACTGGAGAAAGTGCCAAAAGAAGGCCCAATCGTATTCATTTCCAATCATCCTTTCGGATTGGTTGATGGCTTGATGCTGGCTGCGATCGTAGCCGAAGTACGTAAAGAATTTGTGTTTCTGGTCAACGAAGTGCTCACCCGTGACGAGCGTCTAAAATCTTATCTTTTGCCCATTGATTTTCGGGATACCAAAGAGGCGCTGCGCACCAATATTGATTCAAGAGACCGGGCTATCGAACGACTAAAACAAGGTGAAGCATTGGCTATTTTTCCTTCTGGTGCAGTGGCCACCGCCCGCAGCTGGTTCGGACCAGCAGAAGAAATGGAATGGAAAAACTTCGTTATAAAACTCATCCAACAATCCCGGGCTACGGTGATTCCGATGTATATTGAAGGTCAAAACAGCCGCCTGTTCCAAATGGTTAGCCAGGTGAGTATGCCTTTGCGACTAGGCATGTTGTTGTTTGAAGCCCTCAACAAAATGAAGCGGACCATTCGGGTCAATGTTGGAGACCCGATTTTTATTGAAGACCTGGAGCAGTCTTGTAAACGCCCCGAAATGCTGGGTTTTTTACGGAGCAAAGTTGAAGCGCTGAAGCCTTGAACAAGAGAAAACACAACTTCAATCCCGGTCCCGCTACGATCCCTCACGTGGTACTGGAAGAGGCTGCGCAAAGCCTGTTGGAATACCAGGGTGCCGGTATGTCCTTTGCCGAAATGAGTCACCGCTCTCCGCAAGTCATGTCAGTGGTGGAAGAAGCCAGTGCTTTGGTCAAGCGTCTTTATGGTTTGGGTGCAGATTTTGAAGTGATCTGGATGCAGGGCGGTGCCTCGGCTCAATTGGCCATTGCACCCATGAATTTGTTGGATACCAATCGGTCGGTGGCCATTGTCAATACTGGCTTCTGGGCGAACAAGGCCATCAAAGCAGCCCAGGAGTTGGGTAGGGTAGTGGTTCCTGCTTCATCGGAG includes these proteins:
- a CDS encoding glycosyltransferase family 4 protein; its protein translation is MRILQLCKKFPFPLKEGEAIAVYFLSRGLVEQGCTVDLLAMNTSKHFYAPTEWPAEFSHYTEINAVKVDNNLTTIGAFQNLFSRESYHVSRFDTPEFATALTEALERNNYDAILLETLYLAPYIPLIRSKSKAAVVMRSHNVEFAIWERIIANTAPGLKRRYLRHLTHKLRRFEIAQLQAYDLLATVSAHDLAEFKRLGYKGYHLVAPIGLDLDRYPVQEPEVQQPLSLGFIGSLDWMPNREALEWFIQKVWPLLRRHFPELVFEIAGRNAPAHFLKNKVPGIKFTGEVPDAATFIAKHPISLAPMRSGSGIKVKVLEAMALERVVLGTTIALEGIPAQDGKEFFLANTPEEYVQQLLGLRENPHLARKLGKAARALVKREFDYRDVAKKLLAGIERLD
- a CDS encoding lysophospholipid acyltransferase family protein, which gives rise to MENNTTIAGEGRWAEFTYADANDPWWKKLLIAGVEHATGRGKIERMYNQIRDLNVHPTALWSLALQQLKVEMDLDRCQLEKVPKEGPIVFISNHPFGLVDGLMLAAIVAEVRKEFVFLVNEVLTRDERLKSYLLPIDFRDTKEALRTNIDSRDRAIERLKQGEALAIFPSGAVATARSWFGPAEEMEWKNFVIKLIQQSRATVIPMYIEGQNSRLFQMVSQVSMPLRLGMLLFEALNKMKRTIRVNVGDPIFIEDLEQSCKRPEMLGFLRSKVEALKP